A single genomic interval of Methylosinus sp. LW4 harbors:
- the istB gene encoding IS21-like element helper ATPase IstB, with protein sequence MKANDKIDAARVDLLLSELRLSGIKLVWSALAATADKEGWPAARFLAALAEQELADRGQRRFARHLAEARLPPGKTLAAFDFDAVPMISKAQVQALVAGDAWLEKGANLLVFGPPGVGKSHLAAALGLALIENGWRVLFARTTDLVQRLQVARRDLTLEAAIDKLDKYHLLVLDDLAYVAKDQAETSVLFELISARYESRSLLITANQPFGEWGKIFPDQAMTLAAVDRLVHHATIFEMNVDSYRRKAALKKAAGPGRPSARATIKSSSRLPRHTKRFHRFSNSGNVSIEPSG encoded by the coding sequence ATGAAGGCGAACGACAAAATCGACGCCGCGCGCGTCGACCTTCTTCTCTCCGAGCTGCGCCTCTCCGGCATCAAGCTCGTCTGGAGCGCGCTCGCCGCCACCGCAGACAAGGAAGGCTGGCCCGCCGCGCGCTTCCTTGCGGCGCTCGCCGAGCAGGAGCTCGCCGACAGAGGTCAGCGCCGCTTCGCCCGTCATCTCGCCGAGGCGCGTCTACCGCCCGGAAAAACGCTCGCCGCTTTCGACTTCGACGCCGTGCCGATGATCTCGAAAGCGCAAGTCCAAGCGCTCGTGGCCGGCGACGCCTGGCTCGAAAAAGGAGCCAATTTGCTGGTTTTTGGTCCACCTGGGGTCGGAAAATCACATTTGGCGGCGGCCCTCGGCTTGGCGCTCATCGAAAACGGCTGGCGCGTGCTCTTCGCGAGAACGACGGATCTCGTCCAGAGACTGCAAGTCGCGCGACGCGACCTCACTCTCGAAGCCGCGATCGACAAGCTCGACAAATATCATTTGCTGGTCCTCGACGATCTCGCCTATGTCGCCAAGGATCAAGCCGAAACGAGCGTCCTCTTCGAGCTGATCAGCGCCCGCTACGAAAGCCGATCACTGCTCATCACGGCAAATCAGCCTTTCGGCGAGTGGGGGAAAATCTTTCCCGACCAAGCCATGACGCTCGCCGCGGTCGACAGGCTCGTCCATCATGCGACGATCTTCGAGATGAACGTCGACAGCTATCGACGGAAAGCCGCGCTCAAAAAAGCCGCTGGCCCAGGCCGGCCCTCGGCGCGCGCGACAATCAAATCCTCATCCAGATTGCCGCGCCATACCAAACGGTTCCACCGCTTTTCGAATTCCGGGAATGTTAGCATTGAACCCAGCGGATAA
- a CDS encoding penicillin acylase family protein gives MRKAMRLSVILIVAVLLAGVATLIGIIRLPLPEEGGSHVLSALGEAVVVEFDSVGVPHIRATSRTDAYAALGYVTARDRLFQMDMLRRKTGGRLAEIFGSAFVKDDRWSRVMGFERLAGAILRQLPAEQRAALTAYAAGVNQAMRDTAAWPWEFTILAYAPEPWRPQDSILVALNLADLSYSADQERAASVMRVALPEAVVDLLTPDGDCYNELLAPRTPERCTPSALPAREIEQLMREAKGREKSAGLVQNEHAPRGSNGWVVAPGKTRDGHAILANDMHLSLEAPNIWYQADLAYGSRRMEGLTLPGLPMIITGTNGRVAWGLTSVEGDFADLVRLRKDAAAPLQYRTPDGARDFSNRIERIGVRGAPEIALPVKETIWGPVLPEPLLGSEVALRWTMLDPIATNLDLMEMDSVATAAEAAPLMRGAGVPPLNALLADSSGSIMWTLMGKIPKRRGLSGLFAEFWDDGSVGWDGYYSQQELPRIVDPASGYIVSANQRMLGAADFAPKIGHDYSGGFRAWRIDQRLSLSSRVDEHDMAALQLDASTEFYRYYQTLALRALNAPESEGDEDSAPLIHALEAWDGRAEDNSLGLPLIVEFRNSLIDAVLSPLLARCRAVDPGFVYDWSNADVPVRRIIDGGSAELLPERDTHRDWPHFLRAVLRESARRLAQSNGRNSVAELRWGEANRVDIRHPLATATPFVAPFLNMPRIPVAGCRQCIRFYFAEAGKSSGANVRMVVAPGRESEGLMQMAAGQSGQLGSQHYSDRQMDWVAGRSRPFRATTFNGRMALTPAP, from the coding sequence ATGCGTAAAGCGATGCGTCTTTCGGTCATCCTCATCGTCGCCGTTCTGCTGGCGGGAGTGGCGACGCTCATCGGAATCATTCGGTTGCCTCTGCCCGAGGAGGGCGGGTCGCATGTTTTGTCGGCGCTCGGCGAGGCTGTCGTGGTGGAGTTCGACTCGGTCGGAGTTCCGCATATACGCGCGACGAGCCGTACCGACGCCTATGCCGCTCTGGGCTATGTGACGGCGCGTGACCGCCTCTTTCAGATGGACATGCTCCGCCGCAAGACCGGGGGACGATTGGCCGAGATTTTCGGCTCCGCTTTCGTGAAGGACGACCGCTGGAGCCGCGTGATGGGTTTCGAACGTCTCGCGGGCGCCATCTTGCGACAGCTTCCCGCCGAACAGCGCGCGGCGTTGACGGCCTATGCCGCCGGCGTCAATCAGGCGATGCGCGATACGGCGGCATGGCCTTGGGAATTCACCATTCTGGCATATGCGCCGGAGCCATGGCGTCCGCAAGACAGCATTCTTGTCGCTTTGAATCTGGCGGACTTGTCCTATTCGGCAGATCAGGAGCGCGCGGCCAGCGTCATGCGCGTGGCGTTGCCCGAGGCCGTCGTCGATTTGCTGACGCCGGACGGCGATTGCTACAATGAACTGCTCGCGCCACGAACGCCCGAACGCTGCACGCCGAGCGCGCTCCCGGCGCGGGAGATTGAGCAGCTGATGCGCGAGGCGAAAGGGCGCGAGAAAAGCGCCGGCCTCGTTCAGAACGAACATGCGCCGCGCGGCTCCAATGGCTGGGTCGTTGCGCCCGGAAAGACGCGTGACGGTCATGCGATTCTCGCCAACGACATGCATCTATCGCTCGAGGCGCCGAACATCTGGTATCAGGCGGACCTCGCCTATGGCTCTCGGCGGATGGAAGGCCTGACCCTGCCGGGCTTGCCGATGATCATCACGGGGACGAACGGGCGCGTCGCCTGGGGGCTGACCAGCGTCGAGGGCGATTTCGCTGATTTGGTCCGCTTGCGCAAAGATGCGGCCGCGCCGTTGCAATATCGCACGCCCGATGGCGCGCGTGATTTTTCGAATCGCATCGAGCGCATCGGCGTGCGCGGCGCACCGGAGATCGCATTGCCGGTCAAAGAGACGATCTGGGGGCCGGTTCTACCCGAGCCGCTTCTCGGCTCGGAGGTGGCTCTTCGATGGACGATGCTCGACCCGATCGCGACCAATCTCGACTTGATGGAAATGGACAGCGTCGCGACCGCCGCGGAGGCTGCGCCGCTGATGCGCGGCGCGGGCGTGCCGCCGCTCAACGCCCTGCTCGCGGATAGTTCCGGCTCGATCATGTGGACGCTGATGGGGAAAATCCCCAAGAGACGCGGTCTGAGCGGCCTCTTCGCCGAATTTTGGGACGATGGCTCCGTCGGCTGGGACGGGTATTATTCACAGCAAGAATTGCCCAGAATCGTCGATCCCGCGTCCGGCTACATCGTCAGCGCCAATCAGCGCATGCTCGGCGCCGCCGATTTCGCGCCGAAGATCGGCCATGACTATTCGGGCGGCTTCCGCGCCTGGCGAATCGACCAGCGCCTGAGCCTGTCGTCACGTGTCGATGAGCACGACATGGCGGCGCTCCAGCTCGACGCCTCCACGGAATTTTACCGCTACTATCAGACTCTGGCGCTGCGCGCATTGAACGCGCCCGAGAGCGAGGGCGACGAAGATTCCGCACCTCTGATCCACGCGCTCGAAGCTTGGGATGGGCGCGCGGAGGACAATAGCCTCGGATTGCCGCTGATCGTCGAATTTCGAAACTCGCTGATCGACGCTGTTCTGTCGCCGCTCTTGGCGCGATGCCGCGCGGTGGATCCAGGCTTCGTCTATGATTGGAGCAATGCGGACGTCCCCGTCCGACGCATTATCGACGGCGGATCGGCCGAGCTTTTGCCGGAACGCGACACACATCGCGATTGGCCGCATTTTTTGCGCGCAGTGCTGAGGGAGAGCGCGCGACGTCTGGCGCAGTCGAATGGACGCAATTCCGTCGCCGAACTGCGTTGGGGCGAGGCCAATCGCGTGGATATCCGTCACCCGCTCGCCACCGCGACGCCGTTTGTGGCTCCGTTTCTGAACATGCCGCGCATTCCCGTTGCCGGATGCAGGCAATGTATCAGATTCTACTTCGCGGAGGCGGGCAAGAGCTCGGGAGCCAATGTACGCATGGTCGTCGCGCCGGGGCGCGAGTCGGAGGGATTGATGCAGATGGCGGCCGGACAATCCGGGCAGCTCGGATCGCAGCATTATTCCGACCGGCAGATGGACTGGGTCGCAGGTCGATCGCGGCCGTTTCGCGCGACGACGTTCAATGGCAGGATGGCTCTCACTCCTGCGCCGTAA
- a CDS encoding non-ribosomal peptide synthetase, which translates to ALGRRAAPQNLAYVIYTSGSTGRPKGVMIEHRSCANLLWSMRELLGLDSADRMLALTTISFDIAALELFLPLLCGARSIIAERADSFDPARIADLISKCRATALQATPATWRMLVDFGWRGEKSMKKALCGGEALSTDLVVRIGERVAAVWNVYGPTEAAIWSTASRVRREKAGEQPFQPIGRPIANTRIYIVNGHDEPTPIGVAGELCIAGAGLARGYLGRPDITAERFVEDPFSTDPGGRLYRTGDLARWRADGSIEFLGRIDHQVKIRGFRIELGEIESCLGRHEAIREAVVVAGEDRSGEKQLVAYVVHNGERKAEPSDIRAHLRTFLPDHMIPAAFVYLVALPLTANGKLDRKALPAPDLDARPRPEHVAPRTQTEWILLREFKEILGLERIGVDDNFFELGGSSILGMKLIERIRRSLCSTLLVTAIFRAPSVAQLARLISSDEDRMQTSLVRMSAGPARAPLYCIHPAGGSIIRYQPLAKRVGAVRPVFGLQSRHLLEPDYRALSIEQMAADYVALIQHNQQRGPYLLLGWSAGAAIALAIASLLEARGEQVAFLGLLDPALSASPSLSRSSILDHIRQFADFQGVDVETSLTAEDRRHLLEAQSGMTDRERFVYAGVWGQERGFWSDVSSEVLNMLFDDSVTFQDMLGRLHVDTVSADLSVWWASKSLGASHAPPIDLGERTSGAVLTHWANATHEEIVVDDDVHSEIVEVLREVD; encoded by the coding sequence GCGCTCGGCCGCCGCGCCGCGCCGCAGAATCTCGCCTATGTCATCTACACTTCGGGCTCCACGGGAAGACCCAAGGGCGTGATGATCGAGCATCGTAGCTGCGCGAATCTGCTTTGGTCGATGCGAGAATTGCTAGGGCTGGACTCCGCCGACAGAATGTTGGCCTTGACGACGATTTCCTTCGACATAGCGGCCTTGGAGCTGTTCCTGCCGCTTCTGTGCGGCGCGCGAAGCATAATTGCGGAACGTGCGGACAGCTTCGATCCCGCGCGCATCGCCGATTTGATCTCGAAATGCAGAGCGACTGCGCTGCAAGCGACGCCGGCGACGTGGCGCATGCTCGTCGACTTCGGTTGGCGTGGTGAAAAGTCGATGAAAAAGGCGCTTTGCGGCGGCGAGGCCCTTTCCACGGACCTCGTCGTCCGCATCGGCGAGCGGGTGGCCGCCGTGTGGAACGTCTATGGCCCGACAGAAGCCGCCATTTGGTCGACGGCTTCGCGCGTGCGCCGCGAAAAGGCGGGGGAACAGCCATTTCAGCCGATCGGGCGGCCAATCGCGAACACGCGAATTTATATTGTCAATGGACATGACGAGCCGACGCCGATCGGCGTCGCGGGCGAGCTCTGCATTGCGGGCGCAGGCTTGGCGCGCGGCTATCTCGGTCGGCCCGACATCACGGCGGAGCGATTCGTCGAAGATCCGTTTTCGACCGATCCGGGGGGAAGGCTCTACCGGACGGGCGATCTTGCGCGTTGGCGCGCGGATGGGTCCATAGAGTTTCTCGGGCGGATCGATCATCAGGTCAAGATTCGCGGCTTTCGCATCGAGCTCGGCGAGATCGAGTCGTGTCTCGGGCGGCATGAAGCCATACGGGAAGCGGTGGTTGTGGCGGGCGAGGACCGCTCTGGGGAGAAGCAGCTGGTCGCCTATGTGGTTCACAATGGCGAGCGGAAGGCGGAGCCGTCGGATATCCGAGCGCATCTTCGGACGTTTCTGCCAGATCATATGATCCCGGCCGCCTTCGTCTATCTGGTGGCGCTGCCGTTGACGGCCAATGGAAAGCTCGACCGCAAGGCGCTGCCGGCTCCCGATCTCGACGCCCGACCTCGGCCGGAGCATGTCGCGCCGCGCACCCAGACGGAATGGATTCTTCTCCGAGAGTTCAAGGAAATTCTCGGCCTCGAGCGCATCGGTGTCGACGATAATTTCTTCGAGCTGGGCGGCAGCTCGATTCTCGGAATGAAGCTCATCGAGAGGATTCGTCGCTCTCTCTGCAGCACATTGCTCGTCACGGCGATTTTCCGCGCGCCGAGCGTCGCGCAGCTCGCGCGGCTGATCTCCTCGGACGAGGATAGGATGCAGACTTCGCTGGTGCGCATGAGCGCCGGCCCAGCGCGCGCGCCGCTCTATTGCATTCATCCGGCCGGCGGCTCGATCATTCGATACCAGCCGCTCGCAAAGCGCGTCGGAGCCGTACGGCCCGTCTTTGGGCTGCAATCGCGGCATCTCCTCGAGCCGGATTATCGAGCGCTGTCGATCGAGCAGATGGCGGCTGATTATGTCGCGCTCATTCAGCACAATCAGCAGCGCGGTCCTTATCTTCTGCTGGGATGGAGCGCAGGCGCGGCGATCGCGCTGGCCATTGCGTCGTTGCTCGAAGCGCGCGGAGAGCAGGTCGCTTTCCTCGGTCTGTTGGATCCGGCGCTATCGGCGAGCCCTTCTCTATCGCGCTCGTCGATCTTGGACCATATCCGGCAATTTGCAGATTTTCAGGGCGTCGATGTCGAGACGTCGCTGACGGCCGAGGATCGGCGACATCTTCTGGAGGCGCAATCGGGCATGACCGATCGCGAACGCTTCGTCTACGCGGGCGTCTGGGGGCAAGAGCGCGGCTTTTGGTCGGATGTGTCGAGCGAGGTCCTGAACATGCTCTTCGACGATAGCGTGACCTTCCAAGACATGCTGGGGCGCCTGCATGTCGACACGGTCTCCGCGGATTTGAGCGTGTGGTGGGCCTCCAAATCACTCGGCGCATCGCATGCGCCGCCGATCGATCTGGGGGAACGCACCAGCGGCGCCGTCCTGACGCATTGGGCAAATGCGACTCATGAGGAGATCGTCGTCGATGACGATGTGCATTCGGAGATCGTAGAGGTCTTGCGAGAAGTCGATTGA
- the istA gene encoding IS21 family transposase, which yields MPGRHVTDRQMRLFMQFRKTDRAAVAAAKAGFSPATAYRLEHDPRLPSQKKAPRARRRPDPLESVWDSEVVPMLKAAPGLRPIGVLAELRRRHPELGAGVRRTLERRIRNWRAIHGPEQEVIFRQEHPPGRMGLSDFCDMRDLEVSIAGVPLEHRLYHFRLPFSGFESAHVVLGGESFVALAEGLQNALWTLGGAPQQHRSDSLSAAFRNLDADAKEDMTRRYEALCAHYGMTPTRNNKGVSHENGSIESAHGHIKAALQDELLLRGSRDFDDLPAWRKFVDELVGRRNVRNSARIDLERAELKDLPPRKTSDFEEERVSVTSSSAFTLRKVFYTVPSRLIGHKLLVRLYDDRLEVFQGSTHLFDLPRGRPGPGGKHGHVVDYRHVIHSLRRKPMALLNLVYRDQLFPRRAYARAFDELLSETGEKAACKTMVGLLAIAHERACEAELAVAIEEELDAGRLPNLSRLIERFAPKIGTAPNVIVALPELAVYDALASLEGAAA from the coding sequence TTGCCCGGCCGCCATGTCACCGACCGCCAGATGAGGCTCTTCATGCAATTTCGAAAGACCGACCGCGCCGCCGTCGCCGCCGCGAAAGCCGGCTTCAGCCCGGCGACCGCCTACCGGCTGGAACACGATCCTCGGCTTCCCTCGCAAAAGAAGGCGCCGCGCGCCCGCCGGCGCCCCGATCCGCTGGAGAGCGTCTGGGACAGCGAGGTCGTCCCCATGCTGAAGGCGGCTCCCGGGCTGCGCCCGATCGGCGTGCTCGCGGAGCTGCGCCGCCGGCATCCGGAACTCGGCGCCGGCGTGCGCCGCACGCTGGAGCGGCGCATTCGGAACTGGCGCGCCATCCATGGTCCCGAGCAGGAGGTGATTTTCCGGCAGGAGCATCCTCCGGGCCGTATGGGGCTCTCTGATTTTTGCGACATGCGCGATCTCGAGGTCTCCATCGCCGGCGTTCCGCTCGAGCACCGGCTCTATCACTTTCGCCTGCCGTTCTCGGGCTTCGAATCCGCCCATGTCGTGCTCGGCGGCGAGAGCTTCGTCGCCCTGGCCGAAGGCTTGCAAAACGCCTTGTGGACGCTCGGCGGCGCGCCGCAGCAGCATCGCAGCGACAGTCTCTCCGCCGCCTTCCGCAATCTCGACGCCGACGCCAAGGAGGATATGACGCGCCGCTATGAGGCGCTCTGCGCCCATTATGGAATGACGCCGACGCGCAACAACAAAGGCGTCTCCCATGAGAACGGCTCGATCGAAAGCGCCCATGGCCATATCAAAGCCGCCCTCCAGGACGAGCTGCTGCTGCGCGGCTCGCGCGACTTCGACGATCTTCCCGCATGGCGAAAGTTCGTCGACGAGCTCGTCGGCCGGCGCAATGTCCGTAACTCCGCGCGCATCGATCTCGAACGCGCGGAACTGAAAGATCTGCCGCCGCGCAAGACGTCGGACTTCGAGGAAGAGCGAGTCTCGGTCACCTCGTCCAGCGCCTTCACTTTGCGCAAAGTCTTCTACACCGTGCCGTCTCGGTTGATCGGCCATAAGCTTCTCGTGCGCCTCTACGACGATCGGCTCGAAGTTTTTCAGGGCTCGACGCATCTGTTCGATCTGCCGCGCGGAAGGCCCGGACCAGGCGGCAAGCATGGGCATGTCGTCGATTATCGGCACGTCATTCATTCTCTGCGCCGAAAGCCCATGGCGCTCTTGAACCTCGTCTACCGAGACCAGCTCTTTCCCAGGCGCGCCTATGCGCGCGCTTTCGATGAGCTGCTCTCCGAAACCGGAGAAAAGGCCGCCTGCAAAACCATGGTCGGCCTGCTCGCCATCGCGCATGAACGCGCCTGCGAGGCCGAGCTCGCCGTCGCGATCGAGGAGGAACTCGACGCCGGCCGTCTGCCGAACCTTTCCAGGCTGATCGAACGCTTCGCACCGAAGATCGGCACTGCGCCCAATGTGATTGTCGCGCTGCCCGAGCTCGCCGTCTATGACGCGCTCGCCTCTCTCGAAGGAGCGGCGGCATGA
- a CDS encoding methyltransferase domain-containing protein: MDEVITREHYQAKRLEFVRSILDLTPCSGLEIGACDLPSIPKYLGACEFADFRTAEEMIELWKLSPETVVPVTYLLNREDLVSSQVDKRFDYVIACHVIEHIPNPIGYIQDLQKLLDPREGGIIILAVPDKRHTADVSRSSTRLEHLLMDHHDNCRAPTMEHVMEFSRAWSPELAAMSERSTLEYYNWATAYLASGHADAHCHVWTDEEFFRQMERLAADGLFPDLEIFATQLTQPGFNEFMIAFRALPART, from the coding sequence ATGGACGAAGTCATCACACGCGAACATTATCAGGCTAAGCGGCTCGAATTCGTCAGATCGATTCTCGACCTGACGCCCTGCAGCGGACTTGAAATTGGGGCCTGCGATCTTCCCAGCATTCCGAAATATCTCGGAGCCTGCGAGTTCGCCGATTTCCGAACTGCGGAGGAGATGATTGAGCTGTGGAAGCTGTCGCCAGAGACCGTTGTCCCGGTCACCTATCTGCTTAATCGCGAAGACTTAGTCAGCTCCCAAGTCGACAAGCGCTTTGACTATGTCATTGCCTGCCATGTCATCGAACATATTCCGAATCCTATCGGTTATATACAAGACCTACAGAAACTGCTCGACCCGAGAGAGGGCGGTATAATCATTCTCGCTGTGCCAGACAAAAGGCACACTGCCGACGTGTCCCGCTCCTCAACGAGGTTGGAACATCTTTTGATGGACCATCACGATAATTGTCGCGCGCCGACCATGGAACACGTCATGGAATTCAGTCGCGCGTGGTCGCCGGAACTCGCCGCCATGAGCGAGCGTTCTACTCTGGAGTATTACAATTGGGCCACGGCCTATCTTGCGTCCGGCCACGCCGACGCACATTGCCATGTTTGGACGGATGAAGAATTCTTCCGCCAAATGGAAAGGCTCGCAGCCGACGGCCTGTTCCCTGATTTGGAGATTTTTGCTACGCAATTGACACAGCCCGGGTTCAACGAGTTTATGATCGCATTTCGTGCACTGCCGGCAAGAACCTGA
- a CDS encoding cyclic peptide export ABC transporter, whose translation MDASRVTALHLLRVFAASKTTLTLSIATGLIAGVTSARLLTFITNALESGRHEAIEIAAIFFALCFVALASSSVSLILLSRIAQENLYGLRLWLSRCIVAAPLRQAQALGAHRLMAALTKDVESVVVAQEVLPALFIEGSKIIAVFVYLWMLSPPLLFVTATYVIIGVVGLQAPQKWAMRWLEQARKTENAMFDHFRAATEGGKELKMDARRRRAFLEDELRETAGALKAQRIKALAIFVLIDRWAETLFYLLLGLVLFVIPRFQAVSSETLTGFTLAILFLGGPLSLVGGGLPNIGKGVVALRNLEAMGLRLTAEAEAVADAPPAFRQARPGVLELEGVTHRYSSENDDVGHRLGPITLRIEPGELIFVTGGNGSGKTTLALLILGLFPPDAGAVRLGGTLVTHDNREAYRQNFSAVFADAFIFDSLLGYADAKAQERARELLALLELENKLRIEDGRFSTVDLSRGQRKRLALLTAYIEDRPFYLFDEWAAEQDPKFRELFYHKLLPELKALGKTIIVITHDDRYFHSADRVLHMASGEIEAFCRSDEAFRADHEERLQHA comes from the coding sequence ATGGATGCGTCGCGCGTGACCGCTCTGCATTTGCTTCGCGTGTTCGCGGCGTCGAAAACCACTTTGACGCTTTCGATCGCGACTGGGCTGATCGCCGGCGTGACCAGCGCTCGACTCTTGACCTTCATCACCAATGCGCTCGAGAGCGGACGACATGAGGCGATCGAAATCGCCGCCATCTTTTTCGCGCTCTGCTTCGTCGCGCTCGCATCGAGCTCCGTCTCGTTGATTCTGTTGTCGCGGATCGCCCAGGAAAACCTCTACGGCCTTCGTCTTTGGCTCAGTCGCTGCATTGTGGCGGCGCCGCTGCGTCAGGCGCAGGCTCTGGGAGCGCATCGCTTGATGGCCGCGCTCACGAAGGATGTCGAGAGCGTCGTGGTCGCGCAAGAAGTGCTGCCGGCTCTGTTCATCGAAGGCTCCAAGATCATCGCCGTCTTCGTCTATCTATGGATGCTGTCGCCGCCCCTGCTTTTCGTCACGGCGACGTATGTGATCATCGGCGTCGTCGGTCTGCAAGCGCCGCAAAAATGGGCCATGCGATGGCTCGAGCAGGCGCGGAAAACCGAAAATGCGATGTTCGATCATTTTCGCGCGGCCACCGAAGGCGGCAAGGAGCTGAAGATGGACGCCCGGCGTCGGCGGGCCTTTCTCGAGGATGAGCTGCGCGAAACGGCGGGCGCGCTCAAGGCGCAGAGAATCAAGGCGCTGGCTATTTTCGTCCTGATCGACCGTTGGGCGGAAACGCTATTCTATCTACTGCTCGGTCTCGTCCTTTTCGTCATTCCACGCTTTCAGGCGGTTTCGTCCGAGACGCTGACGGGGTTCACCCTCGCGATCCTGTTCCTCGGCGGCCCTCTTTCCTTGGTCGGCGGCGGGCTTCCGAATATCGGCAAGGGCGTCGTGGCTCTGCGCAACCTAGAAGCGATGGGTCTGCGTCTGACAGCGGAGGCGGAAGCCGTCGCTGATGCGCCGCCTGCGTTCCGTCAGGCGAGGCCGGGCGTTTTGGAGCTCGAAGGCGTCACGCATCGATATTCGAGCGAGAATGACGACGTCGGACATCGGCTCGGCCCGATCACCCTTCGGATCGAGCCGGGAGAGCTCATATTCGTCACCGGCGGCAATGGTAGCGGCAAGACGACATTGGCTCTGCTCATTCTGGGCCTTTTTCCACCCGACGCCGGCGCCGTTCGGCTGGGGGGAACGCTCGTCACTCATGACAATCGCGAAGCTTATCGGCAGAATTTCTCCGCTGTCTTCGCGGATGCGTTCATTTTCGACTCGCTGCTCGGCTATGCGGATGCAAAAGCGCAGGAGCGCGCCCGGGAATTGTTGGCGCTTCTGGAGCTCGAGAATAAGCTTCGCATCGAGGATGGACGCTTTTCCACGGTGGATCTGTCGCGCGGGCAGCGTAAGCGATTGGCGCTGCTGACCGCATATATCGAGGATCGGCCCTTCTATTTGTTCGACGAATGGGCGGCCGAGCAGGATCCGAAGTTTCGGGAGCTGTTCTATCACAAGCTTTTGCCCGAGCTGAAGGCGCTCGGCAAGACGATCATCGTGATCACGCATGACGACCGTTATTTTCACTCGGCCGATCGCGTGCTCCACATGGCTTCTGGAGAGATCGAAGCATTTTGCCGATCCGACGAGGCATTTCGCGCCGATCACGAGGAGCGCTTGCAACATGCGTAA